The following are from one region of the Methanospirillum hungatei genome:
- a CDS encoding PKD domain-containing protein, protein MGKVQIIPFIALACVLMLLVTGSMAAPSKGVIYVDSNPDGAEIYLTNTSVSPDNLTVHDTAGITPREFFVDPGEYRLFLKKYGYITWWNESFTVAPESYQVFNITLTETNPQYGAIHIDTQPPGANLVLQRFIPNVTSVIYSSTPASVESLPPGTYNFTLTKDGYYPYSNTTVVKAGDVTELYVPLVPIPDSGIVTFKSEPNSARVVVVGGNFSALGSGMEMEIQEYLESYNGTPDEVSAGIKNIVGTETIPPIKFVYGLVGTTPFDMELYAGEYVYLYFLDGYSMNEMPRYFNVSAGEKKTIVETLIPDQEFVQVFFETNVDEEGGANVAVEGDELGTTPCWVSLPSHQIVSVTFDQMPLYAKKVVTVDTTLFEGRPSKWGEIIQLELMTYYLTASDDDHSTINPSGVIAVTAGNTQEFNLSGELPAWLVGNLTVHRDGYDPIVYPYNQPSAVYQHTKILQNATLSLTSVKKKVAVNATAGKGGSVNYPGITLYDFETPSNQYNFTANDGYVFKELWVDGEQKFNDKWDFPASQMIHNHTLLGLFRPTHVLITPVATTGGSILDGTSEATPYWIEYLGCTHQHEVVADPGYRFTYANFTSTDAQQLLSSESDKIYIGSVCDIDKNTTITAHFEPLNYTVNSRSADETKGIIVPALTNYTAGFGETLSFKSNPFAGYQLSEITDNGISKGVENPYNITVNEDHDIVAHFQSDVLTIEAVAGEGGIIEPEGSVNVTFGDSQCFNITANANYYISSVVIDGEDTGNQTSPYQYCFNNVTTDHNISAYFTQYAYTITPSAGVGGTISPSTPQLVPIGDSAIFTITPSGCYTIKDVQVDGESKGALSTYTFVNVTEDHTIHADFQIKTYEILVNQSEGGMIDPAGDDGVVTVNCGSTQCFNITPDEGNVVYDVIVDNNSVGVYNKYCFTNITDNHTLEAVFVIPPEPDFEADRTRVPPKYPVSFKDFTRNNPTDWLWDFGDGEITTTREPVHYFAEVGNYTVTLTAYNAAATDGVNKTKEHYIEVTTNPIAEFVAKSKGGILPPGVEIEFVDTSLNTEGVAYGWVFGDGPKGAISKNATHIYDGPGVYQVTHQVEKPFIAKDYAYETITILQKPEADFIAHPVSGKAPLTVQFEDRSQGFPTSWLWDFGDTVKSYDQNPVHIYSSSGNYTVSLSVFSDEGSSIKTKDGFITVQ, encoded by the coding sequence ATGGGAAAGGTTCAGATAATTCCGTTCATAGCACTGGCATGTGTACTCATGCTTTTGGTGACCGGATCAATGGCCGCTCCATCTAAGGGGGTTATCTATGTCGATTCAAATCCGGATGGGGCTGAGATTTATCTCACCAATACCTCAGTATCACCCGATAATCTAACGGTTCATGATACAGCAGGTATTACACCTCGAGAATTCTTTGTTGATCCTGGGGAGTACCGACTCTTTTTGAAAAAATATGGATACATCACGTGGTGGAATGAATCATTCACTGTTGCTCCTGAATCATATCAGGTCTTTAATATTACATTGACCGAGACCAATCCTCAATATGGTGCAATACATATTGATACTCAACCACCTGGGGCAAACTTAGTCCTTCAGCGTTTCATTCCAAATGTAACCAGTGTAATTTATAGTTCAACACCTGCATCTGTTGAATCTCTTCCACCAGGAACGTATAATTTTACACTTACTAAGGATGGTTACTATCCGTATTCTAACACCACTGTTGTTAAAGCAGGTGATGTAACTGAATTATACGTTCCATTGGTTCCAATTCCTGACTCCGGCATTGTTACATTTAAGAGTGAACCAAACAGTGCACGAGTAGTAGTTGTCGGAGGAAATTTCTCTGCCCTGGGTTCCGGGATGGAAATGGAGATTCAGGAGTATCTTGAGTCTTACAATGGGACTCCTGACGAAGTATCTGCCGGTATCAAGAATATTGTAGGTACCGAAACAATACCTCCGATAAAATTTGTTTACGGTCTAGTGGGGACAACTCCCTTCGATATGGAACTCTATGCTGGAGAATACGTATACCTATATTTCCTTGACGGGTATTCCATGAATGAGATGCCTCGATATTTCAACGTATCAGCCGGAGAGAAAAAGACAATAGTAGAAACATTGATTCCTGACCAGGAGTTTGTTCAGGTATTCTTTGAGACAAATGTTGATGAGGAAGGGGGAGCAAATGTCGCTGTTGAGGGTGATGAACTCGGAACAACTCCGTGCTGGGTCTCTCTCCCATCTCATCAGATTGTAAGTGTTACCTTTGACCAGATGCCATTATATGCGAAAAAGGTTGTTACGGTAGATACGACACTCTTTGAAGGCAGACCTTCAAAATGGGGAGAAATTATCCAGTTAGAATTAATGACATATTATCTGACTGCGAGCGATGATGATCATAGCACTATTAATCCGTCTGGTGTAATTGCCGTTACTGCAGGTAATACTCAGGAATTTAACTTGAGTGGAGAGCTACCTGCTTGGCTGGTAGGAAACCTGACCGTTCATCGTGATGGATATGATCCAATTGTGTATCCCTATAATCAGCCTTCAGCAGTTTATCAGCACACCAAGATTCTGCAGAATGCAACTCTTTCCCTTACTTCAGTGAAGAAGAAAGTTGCAGTAAATGCAACCGCTGGAAAGGGCGGATCTGTGAATTACCCTGGAATTACATTGTATGATTTTGAAACTCCAAGTAACCAGTATAATTTCACTGCAAATGATGGGTATGTGTTTAAGGAACTTTGGGTTGATGGAGAGCAAAAATTCAATGATAAATGGGATTTCCCTGCATCACAGATGATCCATAATCATACCCTTCTTGGTCTCTTCAGACCAACTCATGTTCTTATCACTCCGGTTGCGACAACCGGAGGTTCAATTTTAGATGGGACATCAGAAGCAACACCATATTGGATTGAGTACCTCGGATGTACTCACCAACATGAAGTTGTAGCAGATCCGGGATATCGGTTTACTTATGCAAACTTCACATCTACTGATGCACAGCAACTTCTTTCGTCTGAATCTGACAAAATTTACATCGGTTCTGTCTGTGATATCGATAAGAATACGACTATTACTGCACACTTTGAACCCTTGAACTACACGGTAAATTCGCGTTCAGCAGATGAAACCAAAGGAATAATTGTTCCAGCTTTAACTAATTACACCGCTGGATTTGGGGAAACCCTTTCCTTTAAATCCAATCCCTTTGCCGGATATCAGTTATCAGAAATAACTGACAATGGAATATCAAAGGGAGTGGAAAATCCTTACAACATAACAGTAAATGAGGATCACGACATCGTTGCACATTTTCAGTCTGACGTCCTGACCATCGAGGCGGTCGCTGGTGAGGGCGGTATAATTGAGCCGGAAGGTTCAGTGAATGTCACCTTTGGCGACAGCCAGTGCTTCAACATCACCGCAAATGCCAATTATTATATTTCATCTGTAGTTATTGACGGAGAGGATACCGGGAACCAGACAAGCCCCTATCAATACTGCTTCAATAATGTGACTACGGATCACAACATCTCTGCATACTTTACTCAGTATGCGTATACTATCACTCCGTCTGCTGGAGTTGGAGGAACAATTAGTCCATCCACTCCACAACTTGTTCCGATTGGAGATTCAGCGATCTTTACCATCACCCCAAGCGGATGTTATACAATAAAGGACGTTCAGGTTGATGGTGAGAGCAAGGGTGCATTATCAACATATACCTTTGTAAATGTCACTGAAGATCATACCATTCATGCGGATTTCCAGATAAAAACCTATGAGATTCTGGTGAATCAGAGTGAAGGAGGTATGATTGATCCTGCTGGTGATGATGGAGTAGTTACGGTTAATTGTGGCAGTACTCAATGCTTCAATATTACACCTGATGAAGGAAATGTTGTCTATGATGTGATTGTTGACAATAACTCGGTTGGTGTATACAATAAATACTGCTTTACGAACATCACTGATAACCATACGTTAGAGGCTGTCTTTGTTATTCCGCCAGAACCGGACTTTGAAGCTGATCGAACTCGAGTGCCTCCGAAGTACCCGGTAAGCTTTAAAGATTTTACCAGAAACAATCCAACGGATTGGCTTTGGGACTTTGGTGATGGTGAAATCACAACAACTCGTGAACCGGTACATTATTTTGCTGAAGTTGGTAACTACACGGTTACTCTGACCGCCTACAATGCTGCCGCGACTGATGGAGTAAATAAGACAAAAGAGCATTATATTGAAGTTACTACAAATCCCATAGCAGAATTTGTTGCAAAATCTAAAGGAGGAATTCTTCCTCCAGGAGTTGAGATCGAGTTTGTTGATACGTCTTTGAATACAGAAGGCGTAGCATATGGATGGGTATTTGGAGATGGACCGAAAGGAGCAATCTCAAAGAATGCAACCCACATATATGATGGTCCTGGAGTCTATCAGGTAACTCACCAGGTAGAAAAGCCATTTATTGCCAAGGATTATGCATATGAGACTATTACCATCCTTCAAAAGCCTGAGGCAGACTTTATTGCCCATCCGGTTTCTGGAAAGGCACCACTCACCGTGCAGTTTGAGGATCGTTCACAAGGATTCCCGACCTCATGGCTCTGGGACTTTGGAGATACCGTCAAGTCATATGATCAGAATCCAGTTCATATCTATTCAAGCTCAGGTAACTACACCGTCAGTTTGAGTGTCTTTAGTGATGAAGGAAGTTCGATAAAAACGAAAGACGGATTTATTACCGTCCAGTAA
- the uvrB gene encoding excinuclease ABC subunit UvrB, with amino-acid sequence MTQFQLVSDFKPTGSQPDAIAELVEGYRTGSSFQTLLGVTGSGKTFTMANVIEQLQIPTLVIAHNKTLAAQLYHEFRDFFPNNRVEYFVSYYDYYQPESYIAKKDQYIEKDAQINPKIEMMRLSATASLLSRNDVIVIASVSCIYGLGKPDTYKRMGFDLGVGQKMSRREIISRLVDNLYERNEIEIIPGRFRVKGDIIDLVPSYYNNIIRIELFGDEVERITEINRTTGNPVERLRHIYVYPASHYVIDEAQKEQALIEIEKELNDRLPHLGMLESHRLRQRTTYDIEMIRETGSCKGIENYSRFFDGRKPGEKPYCLLDYFPERFLMFIDESHQTLPQVRAMFNGDRSRKTPLVEYGFRLPSAFDNRPLRFFEFEQYLKNVICVSATPGDYELDHSNQIVEQIIRPTGLVDPVVEVRPIQGQMENIKFEIQRTIERGDRILITTLTKRLAEELTEYLLSHGVKTRYLHSDIDTLERTEIIRELRLGTFDVLVGINLLREGLDIPEVGFIGILDADKEGFLRDARSLIQIIGRAARNSDAFVVLYADTITGSMQKAMDETERRRALQIEYNTSHGITPKTIQKPVRDQEIDLGKKKKVPKSALPNLIINLESQMKSAAQRLDFEEAIRLRDQLAVLRKEME; translated from the coding sequence ATGACACAATTTCAACTGGTATCAGATTTTAAACCCACCGGATCACAACCGGATGCTATCGCAGAGTTAGTAGAAGGTTACCGGACCGGATCTTCATTTCAGACATTACTTGGAGTAACCGGTTCTGGTAAGACATTCACGATGGCTAATGTCATCGAGCAACTCCAAATTCCGACTCTGGTTATCGCCCATAATAAAACACTGGCAGCCCAGTTGTACCACGAATTCCGAGATTTTTTCCCAAATAACCGGGTAGAATATTTTGTTTCATACTATGATTATTACCAGCCAGAATCGTATATCGCAAAAAAAGACCAGTATATTGAGAAAGATGCCCAGATAAACCCAAAGATTGAAATGATGCGGCTCTCTGCAACTGCATCACTCCTGAGCCGAAATGATGTGATTGTTATAGCATCAGTATCCTGTATCTACGGTCTTGGTAAGCCTGATACCTACAAACGAATGGGTTTTGACCTGGGTGTCGGGCAGAAGATGAGCAGGCGGGAGATCATCAGCCGCCTGGTTGACAACCTGTACGAGAGGAATGAGATAGAGATCATCCCAGGTCGGTTCAGGGTAAAAGGGGACATTATCGACCTGGTCCCCAGTTATTATAACAATATCATCAGGATTGAACTCTTCGGAGACGAAGTAGAAAGAATCACCGAGATAAACAGGACTACAGGAAACCCGGTCGAACGACTCAGACATATCTATGTGTATCCGGCCAGTCACTATGTCATTGATGAAGCGCAAAAAGAGCAGGCACTCATCGAGATAGAAAAGGAACTGAACGATAGACTTCCCCATCTGGGGATGCTTGAATCACACCGGCTTCGTCAGAGGACTACCTATGATATCGAGATGATCCGAGAGACTGGATCATGCAAAGGGATTGAAAACTATTCACGATTCTTTGACGGAAGGAAACCTGGAGAAAAACCATACTGCCTTTTAGACTATTTTCCTGAACGGTTTTTAATGTTCATCGATGAAAGTCACCAGACACTTCCCCAGGTCAGAGCGATGTTCAATGGTGACCGGTCAAGAAAAACTCCTCTTGTTGAGTATGGTTTCCGGCTTCCATCTGCATTTGATAACCGGCCACTCCGGTTTTTCGAGTTCGAACAATACCTGAAGAATGTCATCTGTGTATCTGCAACGCCTGGTGATTATGAACTTGACCACTCAAACCAGATCGTCGAACAGATCATCAGACCAACCGGCCTTGTTGATCCGGTTGTAGAGGTCAGGCCAATCCAGGGGCAGATGGAGAATATAAAATTCGAGATACAAAGAACCATCGAACGGGGAGATCGAATCCTCATAACAACCCTCACAAAGCGGCTTGCAGAGGAACTTACTGAATATCTCCTGTCTCATGGAGTAAAAACCCGCTATCTCCACTCAGATATTGATACCCTTGAACGAACTGAGATCATCAGAGAACTCCGGCTCGGGACCTTTGATGTTCTGGTCGGTATTAACCTGCTTCGGGAAGGGCTAGATATTCCAGAAGTCGGGTTTATCGGTATACTGGATGCTGACAAGGAAGGGTTCCTTCGTGATGCACGTAGCCTTATCCAGATTATCGGTCGTGCTGCTCGAAACTCAGATGCTTTTGTAGTATTGTATGCCGATACGATTACCGGCTCCATGCAGAAGGCCATGGATGAGACGGAGCGAAGACGGGCACTTCAGATTGAATACAATACATCACACGGCATCACCCCAAAGACCATTCAAAAACCGGTTCGTGATCAGGAGATCGATCTCGGAAAGAAGAAGAAGGTTCCAAAGTCTGCTCTGCCAAATCTTATTATTAATCTGGAATCACAGATGAAATCTGCAGCCCAGCGACTTGACTTTGAAGAAGCAATACGACTACGTGATCAGTTAGCTGTTTTAAGAAAAGAAATGGAATAG
- the uvrC gene encoding excinuclease ABC subunit UvrC gives MSIDLTTIPEEPGCYQFKDETGTILYVGKAKNLKKRVSSYFQKKSITPRIDILVSLIKDIDVIVTSSEVEALILENNLIKKYQPKFNIDLKDAKSYAFIQISNDPFPRIGIARDKTSKKNGTLYGPFVSAAERDQILKFIKQTFHLRTCKKMTKRACLRSHLGTCAAPCTGKISEPEYQYLVKSADYLLKGKNQDLITDLQKEMETFAASEEYEKALVTRDRIAAIENLSERQYVQRQKKSDEHIVNYLVSGDTVYLILFHVERGSLTSKEEYVFPETEDFLDEFILQYYSSTKPPNELILPSPPGSGMEDYLTHLRKTHVTLTIPKQGEKKHLLDLAYKNLEVSFFTGKMRLAELGEALHMDPPPEVIECFDISHLMGTGTVASMVSFREGRPDKRNYRRYKIKTAGPSDDYAAMAEVVKRRYSRLLRENSPMPDLIVVDGGPGQLKSAHTILEELSLPIPIISIAKREEEIFIPGRNTPLSMQKKSPASLLIQEIRDEAHRFAITYQKKLRQKSMKE, from the coding sequence GTGAGTATTGATCTTACCACTATACCGGAAGAACCGGGATGTTACCAGTTTAAGGATGAAACAGGTACCATCCTGTACGTCGGAAAAGCGAAAAACCTGAAGAAGCGGGTATCAAGTTACTTTCAGAAAAAAAGTATAACTCCCCGTATTGATATTCTCGTCTCCCTCATCAAGGACATCGATGTCATTGTAACCTCATCTGAAGTCGAAGCCCTGATTCTTGAAAATAACCTGATAAAAAAATATCAGCCAAAGTTTAACATCGACCTGAAAGATGCGAAAAGTTACGCATTTATCCAGATATCCAATGATCCCTTCCCCCGAATCGGTATTGCCAGGGACAAAACAAGTAAGAAAAACGGAACCCTCTACGGGCCCTTCGTCTCTGCTGCAGAACGGGATCAAATCCTGAAATTTATCAAACAGACTTTTCATCTCCGGACATGTAAAAAGATGACAAAACGGGCATGTCTCCGATCCCATCTCGGAACCTGTGCCGCACCATGTACCGGAAAAATATCAGAACCAGAGTATCAATATCTGGTGAAGAGTGCAGATTATCTCCTGAAAGGTAAGAATCAGGATCTCATCACTGATCTCCAAAAAGAGATGGAAACTTTTGCCGCATCTGAAGAGTATGAAAAAGCACTTGTTACCAGAGACCGGATTGCAGCGATTGAGAACTTGTCAGAACGACAATATGTTCAGCGACAGAAAAAATCTGATGAGCACATTGTGAATTATCTCGTATCTGGAGATACCGTATACCTCATACTCTTTCATGTTGAACGAGGGTCACTGACAAGTAAGGAAGAGTATGTATTCCCGGAAACAGAAGACTTTCTTGATGAATTTATCCTCCAGTATTACTCATCAACCAAACCACCGAACGAGCTGATACTCCCCTCACCTCCCGGATCAGGGATGGAGGATTACCTGACCCATCTCAGAAAAACTCACGTAACACTTACCATACCTAAACAGGGTGAAAAAAAACATCTTCTTGATCTAGCATATAAAAATCTGGAAGTCTCCTTCTTCACCGGAAAGATGAGACTTGCTGAACTAGGTGAAGCGCTGCACATGGATCCTCCGCCTGAAGTCATTGAGTGTTTTGACATCTCCCATCTCATGGGCACCGGAACTGTTGCATCTATGGTCTCTTTCAGGGAAGGAAGGCCTGACAAAAGAAATTATAGACGTTATAAAATAAAAACAGCAGGTCCTTCTGATGATTATGCTGCGATGGCTGAAGTGGTGAAACGGCGATATTCCCGGCTCCTTCGCGAGAACAGCCCGATGCCTGATCTTATTGTTGTGGATGGAGGACCAGGACAGTTAAAATCTGCACATACTATCCTTGAAGAACTCTCCCTTCCGATACCAATTATATCCATCGCAAAACGTGAAGAGGAGATTTTCATTCCCGGGAGAAATACGCCCCTCTCAATGCAAAAGAAAAGCCCGGCTTCACTCCTCATCCAGGAGATCAGGGATGAGGCACACCGGTTTGCCATTACATACCAGAAAAAACTCAGACAAAAGAGCATGAAGGAATGA